A genomic stretch from candidate division WOR-3 bacterium includes:
- a CDS encoding integration host factor subunit beta, which yields MTITKADIVENISRQMAPNITKRDVGRIVQLFIEELCRALQEGNRVEIRGFGVLSTKLRKPKVARNPRTKATVNIPPRRVPVFKASRLLKANLMKGGVS from the coding sequence ATGACCATCACTAAAGCCGATATTGTTGAGAACATCTCCCGTCAGATGGCACCGAATATTACCAAGCGCGATGTCGGTAGAATTGTCCAGTTGTTTATTGAGGAGTTGTGTCGCGCACTCCAGGAGGGTAACCGGGTTGAAATCAGAGGGTTTGGTGTTCTGTCAACCAAACTACGCAAGCCCAAGGTTGCCCGAAATCCGAGAACAAAGGCGACGGTAAACATTCCACCCCGAAGGGTGCCGGTATTCAAAGCGTCGCGTCTTTTGAAGGCAAATTTGATGAAGGGTGGCGTGTCGTAA